From Motacilla alba alba isolate MOTALB_02 chromosome 20, Motacilla_alba_V1.0_pri, whole genome shotgun sequence, the proteins below share one genomic window:
- the ADRM1 gene encoding proteasomal ubiquitin receptor ADRM1 isoform X4: protein MSSGALFPSLVPGSRGSSSKYLVEFRAGKMTLKGSTVTPDKRKGLVYIQQTDDSLIHFCWKDRTSGNVEDDLIIFPDDCEFKRVPQCTTGRVYVLKFKAGSKRLFFWMQEPKTDKDEEHCRKVNEYLNNPPMPGALGGNASGGHELSALGGEGGLQSLLGNMSHNQLMQLIGPTGLGGLGGLGALTGPGLASLLGSGGPPTSSSSSSSRSQSAAVTPSSTTSSTRVTPAPSVPAAASVTSPSPVPSSGNGTSSATSPTQPIQLSDLQNILATMNVPSGAGGQQVDLAAVLTPEIMAPILANAEVQERLMPYLPSGESLPQTAEEIQNTLTSPQFQQALSMFSAALASGQLGPLMSQFGLPAEAVDAANKGDVEAFAKAMQNSVKSDQKEGDSKDKKDEEEDMSLD from the exons ATGTCTTCAGGTGCATTATTTCCAAGCCTGGTGCCAGGCTCTCGTGGCTCCTCGAGCAAATACCTGGTGGAATTTCGGGCAGGGAAGATGACCCTGAAAGGCAGCACTGTAACTCCAGACAAGAGAAAAGGCCTCGTTTACATCCAGCAAACTGATGATTCCCTCATTCACTTCTGCTGGAAGGACAGGACTTCGGGCAATGTGGAGGAT gatttgattatttttcctgatgACTGTGAGTTCAAGAGAGTCCCACAGTGCACCACAGGCCGTGTGTATGTATTGAAGTTCAAGGCAGGATCAAAACGACTCTTCTTCTGGATGCAG GAGCCGAAGACAGACAAGGATGAGGAGCACTGCCGTAAGGTGAACGAGTATCTCAACAATCCCCCCATGCCAGGGGCATTGGGTGGGAATGCCAGTGGAGGCCACGAGCTCTCAGCATTGGGAG gtGAGGGTGGCTTGCAAAGCCTTCTTGGAAACATGAGCCATAACCAGCTCATGCAGCTGATCGGACCAACGGGCTTAGGAGGACTTG GTGGGCTGGGTGCACTGACAGGACCAGGGCTGGCCAGTCTGCTTGGGAGTGGGGGACCTCCAACCAGCAGTTCATCATCAAG CTCTCGCAGCCAGTCGGCTGCAGTGACTCCATCTTCCACGACTTCTTCCACGCGCGTAACGCCGGCGCCGTCCGTTCCCGCGGCTGCCTCGGtgaccagccccagccccgttCCCAGTTCGGGTAATGGAACCAGCTCAGCCACCAGCCCAACCCAGCCCATTCAATTGAGTGACCTTCAGAACATTTTAGCTACTATGAATGTGCCATCTGGAGCAGGAGGACAGCAAG TGGACCTGGCAGCTGTTCTGACTCCTGAGATCATGGCTCCCATCCTGGCCAACGCTGAAGTTCAGGAGCGATTGATGCCTTACCTTCCCTCAGGGGAATCCCTGCCACAGACTGCAGAAGAGATCCAGAACACCCTGACGTCTCCTCAGTTCCAGCAG GCTTTGAGCATGTTCAGTGCTGCCTTAGCTTCAGGACAGCTGGGCCCACTCATGAGCCAGTTTGGGCTACCTGCAGAGGCAGTAGATGCAGCAAATAAAGGCG ATGTAGAAGCCTTTGCCAAAGCCATGCAGAACAGCGTCAAGTCAGACCAAAAGGAAGGAGACTCGAAGGACaagaaagatgaagaggaaGATATGAGTTTAGATTAA
- the ADRM1 gene encoding proteasomal ubiquitin receptor ADRM1 isoform X3, producing the protein MFAQRGAGAGAGRAVSAARPRNSRAAPRGRARHRSQARGMSSGALFPSLVPGSRGSSSKYLVEFRAGKMTLKGSTVTPDKRKGLVYIQQTDDSLIHFCWKDRTSGNVEDDLIIFPDDCEFKRVPQCTTGRVYVLKFKAGSKRLFFWMQEPKTDKDEEHCRKVNEYLNNPPMPGALGGNASGGHELSALGGEGGLQSLLGNMSHNQLMQLIGPTGLGGLGGLGALTGPGLASLLGSGGPPTSSSSSSSRSQSAAVTPSSTTSSTRVTPAPSVPAAASVTSPSPVPSSVDLAAVLTPEIMAPILANAEVQERLMPYLPSGESLPQTAEEIQNTLTSPQFQQALSMFSAALASGQLGPLMSQFGLPAEAVDAANKGDVEAFAKAMQNSVKSDQKEGDSKDKKDEEEDMSLD; encoded by the exons ATGTTTGCccagcgcggggccggggccggggccggccgggCCGTGAGCGCAGCGCGACCCCGGAACAGccgcgcagccccgcggggccgggcccggcatCGCAGCCAGGCCCGCGG GATGTCTTCAGGTGCATTATTTCCAAGCCTGGTGCCAGGCTCTCGTGGCTCCTCGAGCAAATACCTGGTGGAATTTCGGGCAGGGAAGATGACCCTGAAAGGCAGCACTGTAACTCCAGACAAGAGAAAAGGCCTCGTTTACATCCAGCAAACTGATGATTCCCTCATTCACTTCTGCTGGAAGGACAGGACTTCGGGCAATGTGGAGGAT gatttgattatttttcctgatgACTGTGAGTTCAAGAGAGTCCCACAGTGCACCACAGGCCGTGTGTATGTATTGAAGTTCAAGGCAGGATCAAAACGACTCTTCTTCTGGATGCAG GAGCCGAAGACAGACAAGGATGAGGAGCACTGCCGTAAGGTGAACGAGTATCTCAACAATCCCCCCATGCCAGGGGCATTGGGTGGGAATGCCAGTGGAGGCCACGAGCTCTCAGCATTGGGAG gtGAGGGTGGCTTGCAAAGCCTTCTTGGAAACATGAGCCATAACCAGCTCATGCAGCTGATCGGACCAACGGGCTTAGGAGGACTTG GTGGGCTGGGTGCACTGACAGGACCAGGGCTGGCCAGTCTGCTTGGGAGTGGGGGACCTCCAACCAGCAGTTCATCATCAAG CTCTCGCAGCCAGTCGGCTGCAGTGACTCCATCTTCCACGACTTCTTCCACGCGCGTAACGCCGGCGCCGTCCGTTCCCGCGGCTGCCTCGGtgaccagccccagccccgttCCCAGTTCGG TGGACCTGGCAGCTGTTCTGACTCCTGAGATCATGGCTCCCATCCTGGCCAACGCTGAAGTTCAGGAGCGATTGATGCCTTACCTTCCCTCAGGGGAATCCCTGCCACAGACTGCAGAAGAGATCCAGAACACCCTGACGTCTCCTCAGTTCCAGCAG GCTTTGAGCATGTTCAGTGCTGCCTTAGCTTCAGGACAGCTGGGCCCACTCATGAGCCAGTTTGGGCTACCTGCAGAGGCAGTAGATGCAGCAAATAAAGGCG ATGTAGAAGCCTTTGCCAAAGCCATGCAGAACAGCGTCAAGTCAGACCAAAAGGAAGGAGACTCGAAGGACaagaaagatgaagaggaaGATATGAGTTTAGATTAA
- the ADRM1 gene encoding proteasomal ubiquitin receptor ADRM1 isoform X2 — MFAQRGAGAGAGRAVSAARPRNSRAAPRGRARHRSQARGMSSGALFPSLVPGSRGSSSKYLVEFRAGKMTLKGSTVTPDKRKGLVYIQQTDDSLIHFCWKDRTSGNVEDDLIIFPDDCEFKRVPQCTTGRVYVLKFKAGSKRLFFWMQEPKTDKDEEHCRKVNEYLNNPPMPGALGGNASGGHELSALGGGLGALTGPGLASLLGSGGPPTSSSSSSSRSQSAAVTPSSTTSSTRVTPAPSVPAAASVTSPSPVPSSGNGTSSATSPTQPIQLSDLQNILATMNVPSGAGGQQVDLAAVLTPEIMAPILANAEVQERLMPYLPSGESLPQTAEEIQNTLTSPQFQQALSMFSAALASGQLGPLMSQFGLPAEAVDAANKGDVEAFAKAMQNSVKSDQKEGDSKDKKDEEEDMSLD, encoded by the exons ATGTTTGCccagcgcggggccggggccggggccggccgggCCGTGAGCGCAGCGCGACCCCGGAACAGccgcgcagccccgcggggccgggcccggcatCGCAGCCAGGCCCGCGG GATGTCTTCAGGTGCATTATTTCCAAGCCTGGTGCCAGGCTCTCGTGGCTCCTCGAGCAAATACCTGGTGGAATTTCGGGCAGGGAAGATGACCCTGAAAGGCAGCACTGTAACTCCAGACAAGAGAAAAGGCCTCGTTTACATCCAGCAAACTGATGATTCCCTCATTCACTTCTGCTGGAAGGACAGGACTTCGGGCAATGTGGAGGAT gatttgattatttttcctgatgACTGTGAGTTCAAGAGAGTCCCACAGTGCACCACAGGCCGTGTGTATGTATTGAAGTTCAAGGCAGGATCAAAACGACTCTTCTTCTGGATGCAG GAGCCGAAGACAGACAAGGATGAGGAGCACTGCCGTAAGGTGAACGAGTATCTCAACAATCCCCCCATGCCAGGGGCATTGGGTGGGAATGCCAGTGGAGGCCACGAGCTCTCAGCATTGGGAG GTGGGCTGGGTGCACTGACAGGACCAGGGCTGGCCAGTCTGCTTGGGAGTGGGGGACCTCCAACCAGCAGTTCATCATCAAG CTCTCGCAGCCAGTCGGCTGCAGTGACTCCATCTTCCACGACTTCTTCCACGCGCGTAACGCCGGCGCCGTCCGTTCCCGCGGCTGCCTCGGtgaccagccccagccccgttCCCAGTTCGGGTAATGGAACCAGCTCAGCCACCAGCCCAACCCAGCCCATTCAATTGAGTGACCTTCAGAACATTTTAGCTACTATGAATGTGCCATCTGGAGCAGGAGGACAGCAAG TGGACCTGGCAGCTGTTCTGACTCCTGAGATCATGGCTCCCATCCTGGCCAACGCTGAAGTTCAGGAGCGATTGATGCCTTACCTTCCCTCAGGGGAATCCCTGCCACAGACTGCAGAAGAGATCCAGAACACCCTGACGTCTCCTCAGTTCCAGCAG GCTTTGAGCATGTTCAGTGCTGCCTTAGCTTCAGGACAGCTGGGCCCACTCATGAGCCAGTTTGGGCTACCTGCAGAGGCAGTAGATGCAGCAAATAAAGGCG ATGTAGAAGCCTTTGCCAAAGCCATGCAGAACAGCGTCAAGTCAGACCAAAAGGAAGGAGACTCGAAGGACaagaaagatgaagaggaaGATATGAGTTTAGATTAA
- the ADRM1 gene encoding proteasomal ubiquitin receptor ADRM1 isoform X1, translated as MFAQRGAGAGAGRAVSAARPRNSRAAPRGRARHRSQARGMSSGALFPSLVPGSRGSSSKYLVEFRAGKMTLKGSTVTPDKRKGLVYIQQTDDSLIHFCWKDRTSGNVEDDLIIFPDDCEFKRVPQCTTGRVYVLKFKAGSKRLFFWMQEPKTDKDEEHCRKVNEYLNNPPMPGALGGNASGGHELSALGGEGGLQSLLGNMSHNQLMQLIGPTGLGGLGGLGALTGPGLASLLGSGGPPTSSSSSSSRSQSAAVTPSSTTSSTRVTPAPSVPAAASVTSPSPVPSSGNGTSSATSPTQPIQLSDLQNILATMNVPSGAGGQQVDLAAVLTPEIMAPILANAEVQERLMPYLPSGESLPQTAEEIQNTLTSPQFQQALSMFSAALASGQLGPLMSQFGLPAEAVDAANKGDVEAFAKAMQNSVKSDQKEGDSKDKKDEEEDMSLD; from the exons ATGTTTGCccagcgcggggccggggccggggccggccgggCCGTGAGCGCAGCGCGACCCCGGAACAGccgcgcagccccgcggggccgggcccggcatCGCAGCCAGGCCCGCGG GATGTCTTCAGGTGCATTATTTCCAAGCCTGGTGCCAGGCTCTCGTGGCTCCTCGAGCAAATACCTGGTGGAATTTCGGGCAGGGAAGATGACCCTGAAAGGCAGCACTGTAACTCCAGACAAGAGAAAAGGCCTCGTTTACATCCAGCAAACTGATGATTCCCTCATTCACTTCTGCTGGAAGGACAGGACTTCGGGCAATGTGGAGGAT gatttgattatttttcctgatgACTGTGAGTTCAAGAGAGTCCCACAGTGCACCACAGGCCGTGTGTATGTATTGAAGTTCAAGGCAGGATCAAAACGACTCTTCTTCTGGATGCAG GAGCCGAAGACAGACAAGGATGAGGAGCACTGCCGTAAGGTGAACGAGTATCTCAACAATCCCCCCATGCCAGGGGCATTGGGTGGGAATGCCAGTGGAGGCCACGAGCTCTCAGCATTGGGAG gtGAGGGTGGCTTGCAAAGCCTTCTTGGAAACATGAGCCATAACCAGCTCATGCAGCTGATCGGACCAACGGGCTTAGGAGGACTTG GTGGGCTGGGTGCACTGACAGGACCAGGGCTGGCCAGTCTGCTTGGGAGTGGGGGACCTCCAACCAGCAGTTCATCATCAAG CTCTCGCAGCCAGTCGGCTGCAGTGACTCCATCTTCCACGACTTCTTCCACGCGCGTAACGCCGGCGCCGTCCGTTCCCGCGGCTGCCTCGGtgaccagccccagccccgttCCCAGTTCGGGTAATGGAACCAGCTCAGCCACCAGCCCAACCCAGCCCATTCAATTGAGTGACCTTCAGAACATTTTAGCTACTATGAATGTGCCATCTGGAGCAGGAGGACAGCAAG TGGACCTGGCAGCTGTTCTGACTCCTGAGATCATGGCTCCCATCCTGGCCAACGCTGAAGTTCAGGAGCGATTGATGCCTTACCTTCCCTCAGGGGAATCCCTGCCACAGACTGCAGAAGAGATCCAGAACACCCTGACGTCTCCTCAGTTCCAGCAG GCTTTGAGCATGTTCAGTGCTGCCTTAGCTTCAGGACAGCTGGGCCCACTCATGAGCCAGTTTGGGCTACCTGCAGAGGCAGTAGATGCAGCAAATAAAGGCG ATGTAGAAGCCTTTGCCAAAGCCATGCAGAACAGCGTCAAGTCAGACCAAAAGGAAGGAGACTCGAAGGACaagaaagatgaagaggaaGATATGAGTTTAGATTAA
- the OSBPL2 gene encoding oxysterol-binding protein-related protein 2 encodes MNSEEEFYDAVTGFDSDNSSGDFSEANHKGPEMLDLEPHQSNRTEKHNGETEIQENGIKRHRTSLPAPMFSRSDFSVWSILKKCIGLELSKITMPIVFNEPLSFLQRITEYMEHIYLINKACSHTDPLERMQAVAAFAVSAVASQWERTGKPFNPLLGETYELTREDLGFRFISEQVSHHPPISAFYSEGLNKDFIFHGSIYPKLKFWGKSIEAEPRGTITLELLKHNEAYTWTNPTCCVHNVIIGKLWLEQYGVVEIVNHSTGDKCVLNFKPCGLFGKELHRVEGYIQDKHRKKLCVIYGKWTECLWCTDPTTYETYKKSEKRGSEPKKKSNEEDVKSENDEADDMPEVQDTVQFIPGSKLLWRINCRPPNSSQMYNFTSFAVSLNELEKGMEAILAPTDCRLRPDIRNMENGNMDVASREKERLEEKQRAARKERAKDEVEWHTRWFHQGTNPYTGTPDWLYSGGYFDRNFSDCPDIY; translated from the exons ATGAACAGTGAAGAAGAGTTTTATGATGCCGTTACGG GCTTTGATTCTGACAATTCTTCAGGAGACTTTTCAGAAGCAAATCATAAAGGTCCAGAAATGCTTGATCTAGAGCCACACCAAAGCAATAGGACTGAAAAGCATAATGGAGAAACAGAGATACAAGAAAATGGCATTAAGAGACACAG GACATCACTGCCTGCCCCAATGTTTTCTAGAAGTGATTTTAGTGTGTggagcatattaaaaaaatgcattggaCTG GAGCTGTCCAAGATTACAATGCCCATTGTCTTCAACGAGCCCTTGAGTTTCCTTCAAAGGATAACAGAATATATGGAGCATATATACCTCATCAATAAGGCTTGTAGTCATACAGATCCCCTGGAAAGAATGCAG GCTGTAGCTGCTTTTGCAGTTTCTGCTGTAGCTTCTCAGTGGGAGAGAACTGGCAAACCATTCAACCCACTGTTAGGAGAAACCTATGAATTAACCAG GGAGGACTTAGGATTTAGGTTTATATCTGAACAAGTCAGCCACCACCCACCTATTAGTGCATTTTATTCTGAAGGCCTCAATAAGGACTTCATATTTCATGGATCAATCTATCCCAAACTAAAATTCTGGGGAAAGAGTATAGAAGCAGAGCCTCGGGGAACAATTACTTTGGAGCTTCTGAA GCACAATGAAGCTTACACGTGGACAAATCCAACCTGTTGTGTACATAATGTAATTATTGGGAAACTGTGGTTAGAACAGTACGGAGTGGTAGAAATTGTAAATCACAG TACTGGAGATAAATGTGTCCTTAATTTTAAACCATGTGGACTGTTTGGGAAAGAGCTTCACAGAGTAGAGGGATACATCCAGGACAAGCA caggaagAAGCTGTGTGTGATCTATGGCAAGTGGACAGAGTGCTTGTGGTGCACTGATCCCACCACGTATGAGACCTACAAAAAGAGTGAGAAGAGAGGCAGTGAGCCGAAGAAGAAGTCG AATGAAGAAGATGTTAAATCTGAAAATGATGAGGCTGATGATATGCCAGAGGTTCAAGACACAGTGCAGTTCATACCAGGCAGTAAATTGCTTTGGAGAATAAACTGTAGGCCACCAAACTCATCACAG ATGTACAATTTCACCAGTTTTGCTGTGAGCCTCAATGAGCTGGAGAAGGGCATGGAGGCGATCCTGGCTCCCACGGACTGCCGGCTGCGTCCGGATATCAGGAACATGGAGAACGGGAACATGG ATGTGGCaagcagagagaaggagagacTAGAGGAGAAACAAAGAGCTGCTCGCAAGGAGCGTGCGAAGGACGAGGTGGAGTGGCACACACG atgGTTTCATCAAGGCACTAACCCATACACTGGGACTCCAGATTGGCTGTACTCAGGTGGCTATTTTGATAGAAATTTCTCAGACTGTCCAGACATATACTGA